The nucleotide window AACCACGAGCGCAGTGAGCTGCTTACCTCCCTGCGCGCCCAGGGACACCGCCCGAACCCCGCGAAGATGTTTTTCGGCCACGTCAGCGCTGCCGCCGCGCGCCTGAACCCCCTCAACGTGAGCAAGGCGGAGAACGGGCCGGGGGCGCAGCTGGAGCTGGAGGCACTCCAGAGCCTCGTCCGCGGCAAGGAAGCGCTGTGGGAGACCCTCCTGGCGCTGCTGGATGACGGCTGGTCCTTTGCCGGATACGACCGGGGGCACCTTACGCAGCTTGCCGAGCGGGCGCGCGGACAACAGCGGGAGATCGCCGCCATCATGGTGAGCACGGCCGCCGAGCGTTTCCGCGCCTGACCCCCGTTGATTTGTCAGGACACGCCCCGAATGGCGGAGCGATAAGGGCGCGTCCTGACAAATGAATTAATTTTCGGTGGGCTCCTCGTACTTCGGGAAGATCGGTGCGGGCGCCGGAAGGGCAATGCCGGGAACCAACGGAGTGGCGATCGCGCTGAACCGGCGGGCGTCGTCGTCGTTCGCGGTGCCCTGGCCCAGAACCGTGAGCAGCTTCGCGGCGCCGTCCGGCATCACAGGTTGGACCAGGATAGACACGATCCGGAGGACCTCCAGGGTCACGTAGAGGACCGTGTTCATGCGGTCGAGGTCAGTCTTCCGCAGCACCCAGGGCTGCTGCTCGGCGAAGTACGCGTTCGTGTCGCCGAGGACCGTCCAGATCGCCTCGAGCGCGCGGGACAGCTCCTGCTTGTCATACGCCGCCCGACAGGTGTCCAGCAGCGTGTTCGCTGCGGCCAGGATGCGCTGGTCCGCGACAGATAACGACGACGGTGCAGGCACCAGTGAGTCACAGTTCTTCGCCACCATGGACAGCGACCGCTGGGCGAGGTTCCCCAGATTGTTCGCGAGGTCGGAATTCATCCGGGTCACGATGGCCTCATGGCTGTAGGAGCCATCCGCTCCGAAGGGCACCTCACGCAGCAGGAAAAAGCGGATCTGGTCCCGGCCGTACTGCTCCATCCAGTCCTTCGGCGCGATCACGTTGCCCAGGGACTTGGACATTTTCACGCCCTTGTTATGCAGGAAGCCGTGAATCATGACCCGCTTGGGAAGCTCGATGCCGGCGGACATCAGGAAGGCGGGCCAGTAGATCGCGTGGAAGCGGGAGATGTCCTTGCCGATCACGTGCACGTCTGCGGGCCAGTACCTGCGGAACTGCTCCGACTCGGTGTCCGGATAGCCCACCCCGGTCAGATAGTTGGTGAGAGCATCCACCCAGACGTACATGACGTGCTGGGGGTTGCCGGGCACAGGTACACCCCAGTCAAACGTGGTGCGGCTGATCGAGAGATCGTCCAGGCCCCGCTTAACAAAACTGATGACCTCGTTGAAGCGGGACTGCGGTGCACCGAATTCCGGCTGCTCCGCGTACAGTGCCAGGAGCCGGTCCTGGTAGGTGGACAGGCGGAAGAAGTAGCTCTCCTCCTCCGTCCACGTCACCTCGGTGTCGGTGTCCTTCGAGTAGCGGATGCCATCCTCACGCACCTCGGTCTCTTCCTCGGTGTAATAGGCCTCGTCCCGTACCGAGTACCAGCCGGCGTACTTGTCGAGGTAGATATCGCCGGCGGCTTCCATCCGGCGCCAGATATCCTGCGAGGCGGCATAGTGGTCCTCGTCCGTGGTACGGATGAAACGGTCATAGCTGATGGCGAGGTCAGCATGGGCAGCCTGGTAGACCGCTGCGTTGCGGTCCACGAGTTGCTTGGGCGTGATCCCCTCTTTCTCTGCCGTCTGGGCGATCTTCATGCCGTGCTCGTCGGTACCCGTGAGGAACATGACGTCGTAGCCGTCCAGCCGCTTGAAACGCGCAATGGCGTCGGTGGCCACATACTCATACGCGTGCCCGATGTGCGGCACGCCGTTGGGGTAGGTGATGGCTGTAGTGATGTAGAACGGGGATTTCTGCGCAGAACTCACCCTAGAAAGTTACCCTGCCGCCGTTGTTGTTGTCGCTTCGTTGCGCCGGGCGGCTGGCTCCGGCCTCCGTAGCCCGCGGACAGCCCGAAACCCCGGCATCGGGGGCACGATACCGGGGTTTCGGGGTCTTTCCTCAGGTAGGTCTATTCTGTTGTGGGTCTTTCCGGCCCCTGGGTTGGATCAGAGGACGTCGAACCGGTACAGGAAGGCAGCCATCGCATCCCTGTTCACGGACTGCACCGGCTTGAACGTACCGTCGGGGTACCCGGTGGTGATGCCGGTGGAGGCTAGCCAGCTGATCTCGTCGAAGAACTCGTTACCGGTCGTGACATCCGGGAAGGTAGTCGGTTCGAATCCTTCGGTGGGCGAACCCGCCATCCGGAAGAGGAAGGCAGCCATCGCATCCCTGTTCACCGGAGTGGTCGGACGGAAGGTTCCGTCATCCCAGCCCTTGGAGATGCCCTGCTCAGCCAGCCAGGCCATTTCCTTGTAGTGCTCCATGCCGGGCTTGACGTCCTTGAATGGCGACACTGTTGGAGCGCTATAGCTCGGCTCGCCCGCCATCCGGTAGAGGAAGGCCGCCATGGCGTCCCTGTTCACCGGAGTGACTGGACGGAAGGTCCCGTCAGTCCAGCCATTGGTGATCCCGCTATCCGCCAGCCAAGCCATCTCGGTGAAGAACTGGATGCCTTGCGGCACGTCCGAGAACGGTGCAGGCAGGGCCGGCAGTGCCTCCGACAGTGGTGAAAAGGCGCCCTGTCCGATGTCGTTGACCGCTGCTACCTGGAATCGGGTGGCGATATCCGCCCGAAGGCCGGTGATGGTCAGGCTCGTTGCCGTGGCCGGTGCCGTGCGGAGCGCACCCAGCTGAGTGCCTGCCGCATCGGTCACCCGAACTACGAAACCGGTGATCGGTGAACCGCCGTCGTTGGGAGCGGTGAGCTGAACGACAGCCTCGCCGATCCGGGGTGCGGCCGCTGCGTCAACCACGGGTGCCGCTACCGCATCGGGAACAGTGCTGGGAAGCTCTGGCTCAGGCGTACTTGCCAGTCGGCCGACGATCGAGAAGTTCTCGGTCTTGCCGATCAGTTGGGCCTCGGCAAGCTCGGCGCCGGCAGCATCGGTGATGGCTTCGAGCTGGAAGTAGTTGGTATCAAACGGGCTTCCAACAACCGGGGCTTCCGTCGCGCCGTCTCCAAGGTAGCCGGCAGGTGCGTTCGGCTGGCGAAGGAGCGGACCGATGCCGGCCTGGGCCATGAGATCGAAGGAGCAATTCACATCCAGGCAACCGACGTCGTTGGTGTACCGGATGTCGCCCGCAGTATCTGCAGTGAGAACGTCCACGCCGTACGGGTGGGTGATCCGGTACGTCACTCCGGGAGTAAGGCCCCGCATCGAGTACCTGGTACGTCCGAAGGCAATCTCGTCACCGTCGCGCGGCACCTCGTTGGCAAAGGCTGCCTCGAGAGCCAGGACCAGGCGGGCACGCCCTTCGGTACCGACCGGTATCTCGGCATCTGCTGCCCACCAGAAGGATTCACTCGGGAAGTTGTCCGGGTAGGACGCCCGCGTGGTATCAAACGGCACTTCAAGAGCGCAGTTCGGGTCATTGAGGCAGAGCGCGAGCTCTACCGGAGCCAGGACCGTGTTACCTGCTGCGTCCACCGTTCCGTAGTCCTTCACCGTCGTCGGGAACGGGTGGTTCCGGGATCCCGGTGCAGCCGGCTCATTGATGACATCCAGATGCCGCACCGTGTACTTGACGTTGGTGTTCGGACCCGTCACGCCGTCGGTGGTGACCGCGATGGCGTTGACCGTGCCGCTGCGAGTGAACTGGAACGGCCCCGTGTACTCCTGAGTGGATCCGGCGGGTGCACCATCCACCAGGCGCGGCCGGGTTCCATCGGTGGTGTAGTAAATTGTCGAAACCGCATCCGCATTCGCGCCAACAGCCGCCGTCAAGGTGATCATCTGTGATCCCTTGAGCACGATCGGACTCACGTCTGGTGCCGAAGCCGCAGCACCGGAAGGTGTTGCCGTGACGACGGGCAGGCTGGTGTCCACCCTGTATTCGTGCGTCTGTGGTTCGGTTGTCTGACCTGAGCCAACCGCTACGTAGCGCAGAACCGTATCTGCGATGGTTCCTTGCTCGGGCGTCGGACCCGGGATGGTGACAAGTGCCTCGGAGGCGACGCGAATGCCGTCCGGTCCTAGTGGATCACTTCCATCGAGTGTGTAGAGAATGTCAGACTCACCCGGAAATGACGATTGAATCCGCACTTGCGTGGCTGCGCCGAACAGATCGCCCGGCTTATCGATGGTGGTCTTCAGCTGGGCGACCTTGCCGGTGACGGAGAAGAGGTCGGTTTCCATGGACCAGGGAGCGCTGCTACCGTCCGGATTCGGACCTTCAACTCGGAAGACGTTCTCGTCGCCGGTACCGCCTTCGACCGTGTGGGGAGTCGCGGGGTCACCGATGTACTGGCCGGTCTCCCTCACCAGTTGTGGGTCAGTCTCCCAGTCGGTCCACCGCAGGAACGGACCAATGTGACCCGTCATGGCATGTTCGAACCCGCAGGGCGGACTCATGCAGCCGATGTCCTGGGTGTCGTTGATTTCACCTTCGACGTCCGTGACAAATTCCTCTGTCCCGTAGGGCGTGGTGACGGTGTACGTGGCGTTGGGAAGGAGCGCATCCAAACGAACGCGTTGGCGGGTGAAGGCTACTTGCTTGTCCACCGCGACGGCGCCGGCGTCACCGAATGCCGCTTCCTGGGCGTACACCAGCAACGCCCGGTCACCGGGTGCATTCTCAATCTCGGCCTCCGCTGCCCACCAGAACCCCTCGTCCGGATAGTTCTCCGGGAACTTGATGTCCTCTGCGGGAACCGGAATTTCCGCACCGCACATATCAATCTCGAGGCACAGCTCCAGGCGGAGCGGTGCAACATCGTTTGTTGTGTCGGCGTCGCCGAGACCGATGCCCTTGTCCTGATACCAGAATGGGTACCCATTTGCATTGTCGATTGGACCGACCGCGGCCAGTCCTTCGCCGCCCGGAGTTGTTACGGCCGTCGCAACCGATGGCGCGACGAGAAGCGGCAGACACACCGCGCCCGCCGCAGTAATGGCGGCAATCCGCTTCCCTGCGGATGTACTGCTGCTTTCCCGGTTCACCCGGGGGCGTCGATAACTAAGCATTACAAGACCTGCCCCTCATTGCGTGTGATTGTGAGCAACCGCTGTTGTGCGGCTGTCCTCACTGAGCATCCCGGGTGCAACTTGTAAAAAACCTTGGATGCTTCCTTCGGTCACTGCTCAAAGGTTTTCGTATGGTGCGGCACCCACCATGGCGACCATGGCATCTTCAGACACCCGCGCCCCGTCTTTCGCACTGACAGATAGCGCCGACGGCTCCGGTTCCTTGGACACCTCCGCCGCTGATACGCGCCCCACTATGCGCCGCCGCCTTCGGTTGCTGATCCCTCTCCTGCTAGTTGCAGCTCTTACCGGAGGGCTGCTGTTTGTCTTCACAGTGGACAAGGATGAGCCAGCAACCATGCTGGGGGCGGCCGGCGCCGTCGATGGCGGGCTGGCACGCATCAATGGGATTATCCCCCTTGAGACAGACGGCTGGTCAGCGCCGGTTTCAGTATCCGAGTTGGAGCGCCCGGTCACCGAAGGCGGTCATCGGGTGCGGGTACTACTTGAGCTGACGGCTCTCGAAGGTCAGGGAGTTGAGTTCGCGGCCGAAGACTACGTGCTTGACGGTCTCGGAACCGGGACCCCGGGAGTTCTATGGTCCTCCCCCTCAAGCGAAAACGTGGCCCAGGGCGGAACGATCAACGCAACACTGGTTTTCGAAATCCCCAACCGGGCACTCGCTCTCGTCCTTGAGGGGCCGGATGGGTTGCGGTTGTCCCTGGGCACGGAACACCACACTTCCTGAAAATGGGTGGGCTGAGAGCCCACTACTCAGTACTCAGCAAGTACTACTTACGCACTACCCGAAACGGTACTCAGCTACCAGGTGAGTACCGTTTCTGCGTGATCGGCCTGTGATCCGGGAAATATTCGGGTAGTTCCTACTCAAGCCGGAGCCGCTACCCAATCCCTACCTTGGAGGCATCAACACCCGCTCAGAAGTATGAGGTCTCCATCATGTTGAAGTCAGATTCCTACCCCACCCCGGCATCCAGCGCCACGGTCCCCGTCCGGACCCCGGCAAACGTACTGTCCGTGAAAGTCATCGGGAGCTTGCAGATCGTCCGTGATGGGGTGACTCTCAGCGCGAAGGATTTTGGCGGCCCGAAGCCCCGGCAGATCCTCGAAATCCTGCTCATCAATCTCGGTAATCCAGTATCAAAAGACAAGCTCATCAGCCTCCTGTGGAACGGTAACCCTCCGGCTGAGGCGCTTCCGACACTCGAAAGCTACGTAAGTGTCCTGCGCCGCAACCTGCAGCCCGGCGCCGGCAAGAACGGAGTACTGCGCACCACTACCGGCGGCTACGTCATCGACCGCACGCTGGTTGATGTGGATCTCGCCCGGTTCGAGCGTTCGGTGCGCCTCGCGCATCAGTGCGAGCCGATTGAAGGCTTGAAGCTGATGCAGGAAGCACTTGCATTTGCGGATGCGCCACTCCTCGGTGACGAGCTGCTCCCCGCCTGGGCCGAGGAAGAGCGCGATTTGCATGCGGCCAGGGTCACCGAGGCCAAGCTGTTCGCCGCTGAGACCGCCACAGCTGTCGGCGCATACGATCTGGCCATCACCTGGGCCAACCAGATCACAGCGCAGGATGCACTCAATGAACGGGCGTGGACCTCGCTGATCCTGGCGCTGGAGGCTTCCGGCCGTCACACGGAGGGTCTTCAAAGTTATGAACGTTGCCGCCGGATCATGCATCGCGAGCTCGGATGCTCCCCCGGCCCTGCACTGAAAGCGGCGCATGCAAGGTTGCTGCAGGCTACGGCCGATAGCGAAGGGGAACTGTCCGACGTGCTTTCGGCTCTCCTCCTCCTTCACAACCAGATTTCCCGGACGGGCGTGGAAGTTCCGGCTGCAACGCCCGCTGCTGGTAAGTCCCTCCGCGAGGCCGGCAACGTATTGAACTCATTCCTTCGGCGAGCGCTCGCAGCGGCGTAGTCCCAGCCCGCAGCTTCCCGGAGTACAGGGTTTCCACAATTCCAACGGTGGACCCTGAGATAGCAAAAGCAGGAGAAAAAGGAGAAAACCATGTCAGTTTCGCGACGCCAAGTGCTGCTGTTCAGCGGCCTGGGTGTATTGGGGGCCGGAGCATTGGCGACACCGCTTCGATCGATCGAAGCCAAGTCGGCGAGCGCCCTACCCGAAGAACAGATGCCGGTCCCGTACCGGACGCGGTTCACGCAGGCGCCATTCTTAGTACCCTACGCTGTTGGCACGGACCCCAGCGACGGCGAGACCATCAAGTACTTTTCGGTTGACGAAACGGCTGCCATGGCTTCGATGCTGCCGAATCGGAATATGCTCACGCCGATCCTGGGTTACAACGGCATCTTTCCTGGTCCCACGATCAGTCTTGAGCAGGGAGAAAAGGCTTTTCTGCGGGTGTGCAACCACCTTCCCGCCATACACCCCTCTGCGGGATATACGCTCGCCACCTCCACTCATCTGCACGGGTCCGCTTCGCTGCCCCAATTTGACGGCTATGCGAGTGACGTCACGAACACGGGATTCGTGAAGGACTACCAATACGCTAACGCCCAGCCGGCGCGCACTCTCTGGTATCACGATCATGGAGTCCACCAGACTGCACAAAACGCATATTCCGGTCTCGCCGCGCAGTACCACCTGCACGATCCGTTGGAACGTGCGCTCCTTCCCCAAGGTGAGTTCGATGTCGCGCTCACTATCAGTGATGCGATGTTCGCCGCGAACGGCCAACTGGCGTACGACGACAACTCGCACTCCGGTCTGTGGGGTGACGTCATCTTTGTCAACGGACAACCGTGGCCGGTCATGCAGGTTCAACGGCGTATCTACCGTTTCCGCGTGCTCAACTGCAGTATCTCCCGGTCCTTCCGGTTCCGGCTGAGCACGGGGGAACCCGTAACGATGGTGGCCACCGACGGAGGCCTGATGCCCTATGCGCAGCAGGTTGGTGAATGGCGTCACGCGGGTGCTGAACGCTATGAGATTCTCATCGACTTCCGCAACTACCAGCCCGGCCAAAGAGTCGAACTGCTGAACAGCTCCAACAGGAACAATGTGGACTACGACTTCACCAACAAGATCATGGCCTTCGATGTTGTGGACGCTCCAGTGGACACCAGTGACGGCACCTGGAACACGCTGCCCTACGAACTGGACCCGCACAATGAAGTCATGGC belongs to Arthrobacter tumbae and includes:
- a CDS encoding S-layer homology domain-containing protein; its protein translation is MLSYRRPRVNRESSSTSAGKRIAAITAAGAVCLPLLVAPSVATAVTTPGGEGLAAVGPIDNANGYPFWYQDKGIGLGDADTTNDVAPLRLELCLEIDMCGAEIPVPAEDIKFPENYPDEGFWWAAEAEIENAPGDRALLVYAQEAAFGDAGAVAVDKQVAFTRQRVRLDALLPNATYTVTTPYGTEEFVTDVEGEINDTQDIGCMSPPCGFEHAMTGHIGPFLRWTDWETDPQLVRETGQYIGDPATPHTVEGGTGDENVFRVEGPNPDGSSAPWSMETDLFSVTGKVAQLKTTIDKPGDLFGAATQVRIQSSFPGESDILYTLDGSDPLGPDGIRVASEALVTIPGPTPEQGTIADTVLRYVAVGSGQTTEPQTHEYRVDTSLPVVTATPSGAAASAPDVSPIVLKGSQMITLTAAVGANADAVSTIYYTTDGTRPRLVDGAPAGSTQEYTGPFQFTRSGTVNAIAVTTDGVTGPNTNVKYTVRHLDVINEPAAPGSRNHPFPTTVKDYGTVDAAGNTVLAPVELALCLNDPNCALEVPFDTTRASYPDNFPSESFWWAADAEIPVGTEGRARLVLALEAAFANEVPRDGDEIAFGRTRYSMRGLTPGVTYRITHPYGVDVLTADTAGDIRYTNDVGCLDVNCSFDLMAQAGIGPLLRQPNAPAGYLGDGATEAPVVGSPFDTNYFQLEAITDAAGAELAEAQLIGKTENFSIVGRLASTPEPELPSTVPDAVAAPVVDAAAAPRIGEAVVQLTAPNDGGSPITGFVVRVTDAAGTQLGALRTAPATATSLTITGLRADIATRFQVAAVNDIGQGAFSPLSEALPALPAPFSDVPQGIQFFTEMAWLADSGITNGWTDGTFRPVTPVNRDAMAAFLYRMAGEPSYSAPTVSPFKDVKPGMEHYKEMAWLAEQGISKGWDDGTFRPTTPVNRDAMAAFLFRMAGSPTEGFEPTTFPDVTTGNEFFDEISWLASTGITTGYPDGTFKPVQSVNRDAMAAFLYRFDVL
- a CDS encoding S-layer homology domain-containing protein, which translates into the protein MSVSRRQVLLFSGLGVLGAGALATPLRSIEAKSASALPEEQMPVPYRTRFTQAPFLVPYAVGTDPSDGETIKYFSVDETAAMASMLPNRNMLTPILGYNGIFPGPTISLEQGEKAFLRVCNHLPAIHPSAGYTLATSTHLHGSASLPQFDGYASDVTNTGFVKDYQYANAQPARTLWYHDHGVHQTAQNAYSGLAAQYHLHDPLERALLPQGEFDVALTISDAMFAANGQLAYDDNSHSGLWGDVIFVNGQPWPVMQVQRRIYRFRVLNCSISRSFRFRLSTGEPVTMVATDGGLMPYAQQVGEWRHAGAERYEILIDFRNYQPGQRVELLNSSNRNNVDYDFTNKIMAFDVVDAPVDTSDGTWNTLPYELDPHNEVMALQPQDAIKRRHFRVKKTDSIWTIDDRGWADVIASNYQDVIANPDLGDTEIWSFENSSGGWFHPIHVHLVDFKIIGGEDRSTYAYEQGPKDVVYVGEGETVQLLMKFGPHRGRYMVHCHNLPHEDHDMMVQFRVGAAELEPPNHDPILAAPGYWDDGSVPPTYPLAPEFRDVPPGTQFRKEIGWLAVNGITTGWPDQTFRPLAPVSREAMAAFLYRLCGKPEHEVENTFRDVPASNPFRLEISWLAEEGITTGYDDGTFRPLGSVSREAMAAFLYRIAGEPDVESAGVFLDVLPGHQFYREISWLASTGITTGYPDGTFRPGAAVARDAIAAFLYRYAQKFGRPNREDLD
- the metG gene encoding methionine--tRNA ligase, with translation MSSAQKSPFYITTAITYPNGVPHIGHAYEYVATDAIARFKRLDGYDVMFLTGTDEHGMKIAQTAEKEGITPKQLVDRNAAVYQAAHADLAISYDRFIRTTDEDHYAASQDIWRRMEAAGDIYLDKYAGWYSVRDEAYYTEEETEVREDGIRYSKDTDTEVTWTEEESYFFRLSTYQDRLLALYAEQPEFGAPQSRFNEVISFVKRGLDDLSISRTTFDWGVPVPGNPQHVMYVWVDALTNYLTGVGYPDTESEQFRRYWPADVHVIGKDISRFHAIYWPAFLMSAGIELPKRVMIHGFLHNKGVKMSKSLGNVIAPKDWMEQYGRDQIRFFLLREVPFGADGSYSHEAIVTRMNSDLANNLGNLAQRSLSMVAKNCDSLVPAPSSLSVADQRILAAANTLLDTCRAAYDKQELSRALEAIWTVLGDTNAYFAEQQPWVLRKTDLDRMNTVLYVTLEVLRIVSILVQPVMPDGAAKLLTVLGQGTANDDDARRFSAIATPLVPGIALPAPAPIFPKYEEPTEN
- a CDS encoding AfsR/SARP family transcriptional regulator, coding for MLKSDSYPTPASSATVPVRTPANVLSVKVIGSLQIVRDGVTLSAKDFGGPKPRQILEILLINLGNPVSKDKLISLLWNGNPPAEALPTLESYVSVLRRNLQPGAGKNGVLRTTTGGYVIDRTLVDVDLARFERSVRLAHQCEPIEGLKLMQEALAFADAPLLGDELLPAWAEEERDLHAARVTEAKLFAAETATAVGAYDLAITWANQITAQDALNERAWTSLILALEASGRHTEGLQSYERCRRIMHRELGCSPGPALKAAHARLLQATADSEGELSDVLSALLLLHNQISRTGVEVPAATPAAGKSLREAGNVLNSFLRRALAAA